Part of the Sebastes umbrosus isolate fSebUmb1 chromosome 3, fSebUmb1.pri, whole genome shotgun sequence genome is shown below.
AGAAATaactttttgaaattgattttattGCACaactttaaatatttgtattgttttaagacatGATATACACAATTGACTTACATTTGTGCGTAAGAACAAGTACAGTAGACTTAACAAGTAAAGGATAACTGTGGTAAACTCTTTCCATGGTAACATGAAGCCCACCAGCTTCAAAACAGACTCGTCTCCACCTCCATTCTGCTCTGGATCAAAGCACACCTGAATCAGATCAACTAATTAAGCCTCAGACAGGAAGtgctttaaaatgcattttcaatCTGACACTTATTTGCCTGAATATGTTTTGCAATGTGAATAAAATCTAAGTTTCAAAAGTCTAAATTCAGATTTACTTTACTGTCAGGCAACTTTTGTCTTTCAAAAACACTTCACTATAATatatgtcttcttcttcttcttcttctgtgtctgGCTTCAGTACCATGCAGAAGAAAACTTTGTTGTAGTTTATGAATTGGGGCTAACTGTAGTCAGTGGGTACTTATTGATAAGCCATCACAACACTTACAAATGAACTTAGtacataaaaatgaaagtaaatgcTATGCCTTCAATATCTGACAAGTGAATCAGAGTGACTGGCAGAAATGACAAAGAACATCATCTCGTGATACTTGTGCGTATATGAGCTGTAACGAGGAATGTTCCATTAAACAACACAAAGATGAACTATGTTCAAACTTGTTCTGCAATGTATAACACAAACATGAAATGTCTCTTGAAATGTCTGgtgttttaacaaaaaatagTTTGTGAGATTGAATGGCATTTTGATGCTTGCCTGAGAACActccacataaataaatacaacgtCAGTCAAAccatcacagtttttttttggaagTAACCATTAATTTCACCTTCAGTGAGACTCATATAGCGTCCGACTCTGCCTGATATCATCTGCAGGCCTGACCTGTCATTGGTTAACTGTGGAGTTTGTCAGTTGGCAAGAAGTCGTGGGAGTTGCTACGGACTTTACTATCCTAGCCGTGCATCTCATCATGGTCGCCCCCTCACTCAACCAGCACACGTGGTGTCTAGCTCGCAGCGCCACCCTCTCATTTTTCTCCGACTCTCATCATCTGCTCCTCTTCTCAGTGAGGTTTGGGCACATGGCCGTCCACGTAGAAGTTCCTGGTGACTTTGGGCAGGGTGAGCTCCATGCCGTCCATCTCTGGAGTGAGAATGATCTGGCATCCCAGCCGGGAGTTCTCCTGAAGCGCGGGTGCCATGTCCAGCATGTCATCCTCCCTAGAGCGCCAAGATATCTGTCAACATTTACAGTCATCTCCCTTTCACCTCATCGCACACAATTGTTGAAATTCAAATGTTGTGGTTAAGGAAGACATCATTTGTAGCAGACCTACCTCTCCAAGGGTTCTGGCAGGTTGTCAAAATAGGGAGCATTCACGTAGACCTGACATGTTGAGCAGGCCAGTGACGCCTCACAGGCTCCTaaatgaaagagaaacacaATTAATGAGCACgaatattttgaaatatttaagaaacagttttaaatatgtaaatgctCACCTTCTAGTTCAATGCCATGCTTCTGAGCCAGATACATGACATTATCTCCCACTTTGGCCTTAACTGGGATCCTCTCGCCAGACCGATTTATATACACCACATTCACCCTAAACAAGCAGAGTTAAAAACAATTTAGCCTTATTAACAATCATACATTTGAACTTACCTGGCAAGGTTGTGAAAAAGTTTCATTCACCATTCTGCCCTTTTTAATGCTTACAAAATAAAGGCAGTAGAGGAACAACATGTTCAGTTAAGGgcttgacatttttttgtcactGACAAAAAGATTTCTGACACACAAGAAATAAATCCCACAAAAAACTTCTTATCTAACTGTTTACTTTGGCTCCACACAGTTAATACTACTTCTTGAGAAGCTTAAATTCAAGAGCACAACCCTTTTCCCAGTAACTACATTGAAATTCTATccaatttgaaaattgcagtaggccatattgcgatttcgatacAATTTAAATTAGTTGTTCAGCCCTAGtttgccagaaaaagatttagtatgttcCAGTACATAGTATatatcaaatgcagtatgccaaaaataccaagatgtcctactacatctggtcatATTTTGCattatgcaagccagcatgcttttctgattattctgacccacaatcctctgcacagagGATATatgagggtcaaagttcaaggtgcaatgttatgacaaagtagtatgtcccaattgcaTGCATAATGCATGCAACAGTGCGTATTTTGTAAGGAAAGCTGcaatactaaaagtaaaaagaaaaagtatgcaatttggaacgCAGG
Proteins encoded:
- the fdx2 gene encoding ferredoxin-2, mitochondrial gives rise to the protein MAASAAVRSSMGLTLRLSRVIPDCSTCPLYRLNTCVGNSQRRGSLDSFRTINRHLRTSIGLHHSEEASTSPEDQEDVVNVVYINRSGERIPVKAKVGDNVMYLAQKHGIELEGACEASLACSTCQVYVNAPYFDNLPEPLEREDDMLDMAPALQENSRLGCQIILTPEMDGMELTLPKVTRNFYVDGHVPKPH